Proteins co-encoded in one Cupriavidus metallidurans CH34 genomic window:
- a CDS encoding GntR family transcriptional regulator has product MSTNPTTPSQAVDRQILHVAVAQRLRTMIMEGDLAPGTRLNERVLCDLLQVSRTPLREAFKVLAGDGLVTLLPNRGAEVVVLSQEAINHLFEMMGALEAMSGELACQRITDAELNEIRALHYEMLACHARRDLPNYYALNRRIHDAINAAARNPILEETYRRINLRIQALRFRSNFDQDKWDMAVREHGEMLDALSKRDGAALRDILRAHLQHKHDALIAELERAQDAA; this is encoded by the coding sequence ACCCCTTCGCAAGCCGTCGACCGCCAGATCCTGCATGTGGCGGTGGCTCAGCGCCTGCGCACGATGATCATGGAGGGCGACCTCGCACCGGGCACGCGGCTCAACGAGCGCGTGCTGTGCGACTTGCTCCAGGTTTCGCGCACGCCGCTGCGTGAAGCCTTCAAGGTCCTGGCCGGTGACGGGCTGGTGACGCTGCTGCCGAACCGGGGCGCCGAGGTGGTAGTGCTGTCGCAGGAGGCGATCAACCACCTGTTCGAGATGATGGGCGCGCTCGAGGCGATGTCCGGCGAGCTGGCCTGCCAGCGCATCACCGATGCCGAGCTGAACGAGATTCGCGCGCTCCACTACGAAATGCTCGCTTGCCACGCGCGGCGGGACCTGCCCAATTACTACGCGCTGAACCGCCGCATCCATGACGCGATCAATGCGGCGGCGCGCAATCCGATCCTCGAGGAGACCTATCGACGCATCAACCTGCGCATTCAGGCGCTGCGCTTCCGCTCGAACTTCGATCAGGACAAATGGGACATGGCCGTGCGCGAGCACGGCGAGATGCTCGATGCCTTGTCGAAGCGCGATGGGGCCGCGCTGCGTGACATCCTGCGCGCGCACCTGCAGCACAAGCACGACGCGCTGATCGCCGAACTAGAACGCGCGCAGGACGCCGCCTGA
- a CDS encoding FAD-binding and (Fe-S)-binding domain-containing protein — MALPTTPTPPGVQPLRFMPGAAAPALQSPLYRRLAAELRGEVLFDNASRGRYATDASIYQVMPIGVVVPRDEADARLALDIARDFKAPLLPRGGGTSQCGQTVGEALVIDNSKYLNQIIDFDPVARTVTVQPGIVLDHLNAWLKPHGLWFPVDVSTAAQCTIGGMTGNNSCGSRSIQYGNMVHNVLGVQAILASGEDVRFDASWPAESAPHRAIADGVRRIATRERDAIAQMYPTVLRRVGGYNLDIFAPRSERPYTADGSVNLAHLLVGSEGTLAYFRHITLQLAPLPAHKTLGVVNFPTFYQSMDLTRHIVALKPAAVELVDRTMIDLARNNPAFRPVIDRALVGEPEAILLVEFAGEDRAATLQGLARLVELMADLGLPGSVVEMPEPGPQKALWEVRKAGLNIMMSMKGDGKPVSFIEDCAVPLEHLAAYTSRLTEVFHKHGTRGTWYAHASVGTLHVRPILDMRRDGAAKMRAIAEEAAAMVREYKGAYSGEHGDGICRGEWVAWQFGPSLARAFEEVKALFDPENRCNPGKIVRTPKMDDTSLFRFPPSYSVKPIRPALDWSAWNVTRDPVTEAESAPGTGTDPANGLAAAVEMCNNNGHCRKFDAGTMCPSYRVTRDEQHLTRGRANTLRLALSGQLGTEGLLDVAVRDTMDLCVSCKGCKRDCPTGIDMAKMKIEVRAANASAGRLRARDRLVAFLPRYAGTASRLRWLFNLRDRVPGLPQLTERLLGLSARRSLPRWQSAFLRDDYVSRPVGGKEVVLFVDTFNNHMEPENARAAQRVLEAAGYTVHLSGVPGERPLCCGRTFLAAGLVDEARAEARRALDTLLPFVSRGVAVVGLEPSCLLSMRDEFLQYGYGDAARLLANNAFLFEEFLVREHAAGRFAPTLKPIGSTEALLHGHCHQKAFDAVRPVEQVLGWIPELKTSLIESSCCGMAGNFGYEAEHHEVSMKMGELALLPAVRGADARTLVVADGTSCRHQIHDGADRQALHVARVLEMALGA; from the coding sequence ATGGCCTTGCCAACCACCCCCACGCCACCCGGCGTGCAACCGCTGCGCTTCATGCCCGGCGCGGCGGCACCCGCCCTGCAATCGCCGCTGTACCGGCGCCTGGCCGCCGAACTGCGCGGCGAAGTGTTGTTCGATAACGCCAGCCGTGGCCGCTATGCCACCGATGCGTCGATCTACCAGGTCATGCCGATCGGCGTGGTGGTACCGCGCGACGAAGCCGATGCGCGGCTGGCGCTGGACATCGCCCGGGACTTCAAGGCGCCGCTGCTGCCGCGCGGCGGCGGCACCAGCCAGTGCGGGCAGACCGTGGGCGAGGCGCTGGTCATCGACAACAGCAAGTACCTGAACCAGATCATCGACTTCGATCCGGTGGCGCGCACGGTGACCGTGCAGCCCGGCATCGTGCTCGACCACCTGAACGCATGGCTCAAGCCCCACGGCCTCTGGTTCCCGGTCGATGTATCGACCGCCGCGCAATGCACGATTGGCGGCATGACCGGCAACAACTCGTGCGGTTCACGCTCGATCCAGTACGGCAACATGGTGCACAACGTGCTCGGCGTCCAGGCCATCCTGGCCAGCGGCGAGGACGTGCGCTTCGATGCCAGTTGGCCGGCCGAGTCTGCGCCACACCGGGCCATTGCCGACGGCGTGCGCCGCATCGCCACGCGCGAGCGCGACGCCATCGCGCAGATGTATCCAACCGTGCTGCGCCGCGTGGGCGGCTACAACCTTGATATCTTCGCGCCGCGCAGTGAACGGCCCTATACCGCCGACGGCAGCGTCAATCTGGCGCATCTGCTCGTGGGATCGGAAGGCACCCTCGCCTACTTCCGCCACATCACGCTGCAACTCGCGCCACTACCGGCACACAAGACCCTGGGTGTGGTGAATTTCCCGACGTTCTATCAGTCGATGGATCTCACGCGCCATATCGTGGCGCTGAAGCCGGCGGCCGTGGAACTGGTCGATCGCACCATGATCGACCTGGCCCGCAACAATCCCGCATTCCGCCCCGTGATCGACCGCGCGCTGGTGGGCGAGCCGGAAGCGATTCTGCTGGTTGAGTTCGCCGGCGAGGATCGCGCGGCCACGCTGCAGGGACTGGCCCGACTGGTCGAGCTGATGGCCGATCTTGGCCTGCCGGGCTCGGTAGTGGAAATGCCGGAGCCTGGTCCGCAGAAGGCGCTGTGGGAAGTGCGCAAGGCCGGCCTCAACATCATGATGAGCATGAAGGGCGACGGCAAGCCGGTATCGTTCATCGAAGACTGCGCCGTGCCGCTCGAGCATCTGGCCGCGTACACGTCCCGGCTGACAGAGGTGTTTCACAAGCACGGCACGCGCGGCACCTGGTACGCCCATGCCAGCGTCGGCACACTGCACGTGCGGCCAATCCTCGACATGCGGCGCGACGGCGCGGCCAAGATGCGCGCCATCGCCGAGGAAGCCGCCGCGATGGTGCGCGAGTACAAGGGCGCTTACTCGGGCGAGCACGGGGACGGCATCTGCCGCGGCGAATGGGTGGCCTGGCAGTTCGGCCCATCGCTGGCGCGCGCGTTCGAGGAGGTCAAGGCACTATTCGACCCCGAGAACCGCTGCAATCCCGGCAAGATCGTGCGCACGCCAAAGATGGATGACACATCGCTGTTCCGTTTCCCACCGAGCTACTCGGTCAAGCCGATTCGGCCGGCGCTCGACTGGTCGGCATGGAACGTCACGCGGGACCCGGTCACCGAGGCCGAGAGCGCGCCGGGCACCGGCACCGATCCGGCAAACGGGCTGGCTGCAGCGGTGGAGATGTGCAACAACAACGGCCATTGCCGCAAGTTCGACGCCGGCACCATGTGCCCGAGTTACCGCGTCACACGTGACGAGCAGCACCTGACGCGTGGCCGCGCCAACACGTTGCGGCTCGCCCTGTCCGGTCAGCTTGGCACCGAGGGACTGCTCGACGTCGCGGTCAGGGACACGATGGACCTGTGTGTCTCCTGCAAGGGATGCAAGCGCGACTGCCCGACCGGCATCGACATGGCGAAGATGAAGATCGAGGTGCGCGCCGCCAACGCCAGCGCGGGCCGGCTGCGCGCGCGTGACAGGCTCGTGGCCTTCCTGCCGCGCTACGCGGGCACCGCCAGCCGGCTGCGCTGGTTGTTCAACCTGCGCGACCGCGTGCCCGGCCTGCCGCAACTGACTGAACGCCTGCTCGGCCTGTCGGCCAGACGCTCGCTGCCCCGCTGGCAATCGGCGTTCCTGCGCGATGACTACGTGTCCCGGCCCGTCGGCGGCAAGGAAGTCGTGCTGTTCGTCGATACGTTCAACAATCACATGGAACCGGAGAACGCGCGCGCGGCGCAACGCGTGCTCGAAGCGGCCGGATACACCGTGCATCTGTCCGGGGTTCCGGGCGAGCGGCCTTTGTGCTGCGGCCGCACGTTCCTGGCGGCCGGGCTGGTCGATGAAGCCAGGGCCGAAGCCCGGCGCGCGCTCGATACGCTATTGCCGTTCGTCTCGCGCGGCGTGGCCGTGGTGGGCCTGGAACCGTCCTGCCTGCTCTCCATGCGCGACGAATTCCTGCAGTACGGCTATGGCGACGCGGCGCGGCTGCTGGCGAACAATGCGTTCCTGTTCGAGGAGTTCCTGGTGCGCGAACATGCGGCCGGTCGATTTGCTCCCACGCTGAAGCCTATCGGCAGCACCGAGGCCCTGCTACATGGACACTGCCACCAGAAGGCGTTCGATGCCGTGCGGCCGGTGGAGCAGGTACTCGGCTGGATTCCGGAACTCAAGACCTCGCTGATCGAATCGTCATGCTGTGGCATGGCGGGCAACTTCGGATACGAGGCCGAGCACCACGAGGTGTCGATGAAGATGGGGGAGCTTGCATTGCTGCCGGCGGTGCGCGGCGCCGATGCGCGGACGCTGGTGGTCGCCGATGGCACAAGCTGCCGCCATCAGATCCATGACGGCGCCGACAGGCAGGCGCTGCACGTGGCACGGGTGCTGGAGATGGCACTTGGGGCGTGA
- the yddG gene encoding aromatic amino acid DMT transporter YddG, whose translation MAVTRNSKQATLIGLVAVLFWSAIVGLIRGVSQSFGATGGAALIYTVASALLWLTVGPPRTRALPRIYLLWGSVLFVSYELCLSLSIGYANTGRQAIEVGMVNYLWPSFTMLAAILFNRQRANWLILPGFLVALLGIASVLGGDQGLDLPSMAANIQDNPLSYGLAFAGAMIWAGYCTVTSRYAQGKNAVTLFFMLTALALWGKYLFTDGETMVLSMTGAIYLLLAACAMGFGYAAWNVGILHGNMTVLAGASYFIPVLSAALAATLLHAPLSFAFWKGAAMVCAGSILCWIATRGKGERAAISSGSDNPT comes from the coding sequence ATGGCAGTCACGCGAAACAGCAAACAGGCAACCCTGATCGGGCTTGTCGCGGTCCTATTCTGGAGCGCGATCGTCGGCCTGATCCGCGGCGTCAGCCAGAGCTTCGGCGCGACCGGTGGGGCGGCACTGATCTACACGGTCGCTTCGGCGCTGCTCTGGCTGACCGTTGGCCCGCCCCGGACGCGGGCGCTGCCTCGAATCTATCTGCTCTGGGGAAGCGTGCTGTTTGTTTCCTACGAGCTGTGCCTGTCGCTGTCCATTGGCTATGCCAATACCGGCAGGCAGGCCATCGAAGTCGGCATGGTCAACTATCTCTGGCCGTCCTTCACGATGCTGGCCGCCATCCTGTTCAATCGTCAGCGCGCCAACTGGCTGATCCTGCCAGGCTTTCTGGTGGCCCTGCTGGGTATTGCATCGGTGCTCGGTGGCGATCAGGGCCTGGACCTGCCGAGCATGGCCGCCAATATTCAGGACAACCCCCTCAGCTACGGCCTGGCCTTTGCCGGCGCAATGATCTGGGCGGGCTACTGCACGGTGACGAGCCGGTACGCACAGGGCAAGAACGCGGTCACGCTGTTCTTCATGCTGACGGCGCTCGCACTGTGGGGGAAGTATCTGTTCACGGACGGTGAAACGATGGTCCTCAGCATGACGGGCGCGATCTACCTGCTGCTGGCCGCCTGCGCCATGGGCTTCGGCTATGCCGCGTGGAACGTCGGCATCCTCCACGGCAATATGACAGTGCTGGCTGGCGCGTCGTACTTCATCCCGGTGTTGTCGGCCGCATTGGCCGCCACGCTGCTGCACGCACCGCTGTCGTTCGCATTCTGGAAAGGCGCCGCGATGGTATGCGCGGGATCCATCCTTTGCTGGATCGCAACACGTGGCAAGGGCGAGCGCGCAGCAATTTCGTCGGGTTCGGACAACCCGACTTAG
- a CDS encoding penicillin acylase family protein — translation MFRPTRSLRRTAVAAAWLAAASTAPALAAGPDKFAVPGLEKPATVLIDRWGVPHIYANTLYDAFFVQGFVAARDRLFQIDLWRKRGLGEMAKDFGPAYVEGDRMARAVLFRGDMYREWLAYGSDAKRVAEAFVAGVNAYIAQTEAHPELLPPEFKLINYKPSRWRAEDIVRIRHHGLTLNLTGEIDRAQIFCYAKPNAVRADWVRRELDPQIEPKVPDGLDPCTVPAAELRKAYELATAAPRFPKDVWQSGTRAENIPVDQLYATVDASSDTARSLGSNNWVIAGSRTATGRPILANDPHRAHGAPSLRYISHLNAPGLSVIGAGEPFLPGISIGHNGTIAFGLTRFYMDQEDLYAYETDPAQPHEYKYKGRWEPMETVTEQISVRGEATPRKVTIDFTRHGPVLYADSKNNRAWALRAAWLDLGMAPYFGSMDYMRAQNWDQFRAAMNRWGAPGENQVYADRFGNIGWLPGGLTVNRPNWDGLMPVPGDGRYEWAGYRNMDELPWAFNPAPGFVVTANENTIPPNHPAAKLGVGYEWAESSRARRLRALVSANPRSSVEDSMAWQNDTVSLPAQRMVTLLKPLASSDAQIQRGLDLLRGWDGNERADSAPAALFEVWFSKHLRTAVVRAALAPEAARLIGAGDPSRVIAVLERPDSWMSVEKRNDVMLASLKSAMVEVEKRLGPDPKTWQWGKLHTAVFEHPLHAILDAQQRQQFDVNAGPIGGSSFTPMNTSYRNNDFQLTAGASFRMVVDVGNWDASRVVNTPGQSGNPANPHYRDLAPLWAKGEYFPLLYSRKAVEKESKERLELVPQ, via the coding sequence ATGTTTCGCCCGACCCGTTCCCTGCGGCGCACCGCCGTCGCCGCGGCATGGCTTGCCGCCGCATCCACCGCCCCCGCGCTGGCGGCCGGCCCGGACAAGTTCGCCGTCCCCGGACTGGAAAAGCCTGCAACGGTATTGATCGACCGCTGGGGCGTGCCGCATATCTACGCCAACACGCTCTATGACGCGTTCTTCGTGCAAGGCTTCGTGGCCGCGCGGGACCGGCTGTTCCAGATCGATCTGTGGCGCAAGCGTGGGCTGGGCGAAATGGCGAAAGACTTCGGTCCGGCCTATGTGGAAGGCGATCGCATGGCGCGCGCCGTGTTGTTCCGTGGCGATATGTACCGCGAATGGCTGGCCTACGGATCGGATGCCAAGCGTGTGGCCGAGGCCTTCGTGGCGGGCGTCAATGCGTACATCGCGCAGACCGAGGCCCATCCGGAACTGCTGCCTCCCGAGTTCAAGCTGATCAACTACAAGCCGTCGCGCTGGCGTGCCGAGGATATCGTGCGTATCCGTCATCACGGGCTGACGTTGAACCTCACTGGCGAGATCGACCGGGCGCAGATCTTCTGCTACGCGAAGCCGAACGCGGTACGGGCGGACTGGGTTCGCCGCGAACTCGATCCGCAGATCGAGCCGAAGGTGCCAGACGGGCTCGACCCGTGCACGGTCCCCGCTGCCGAGTTGCGCAAGGCGTATGAGCTTGCCACGGCCGCGCCGCGCTTCCCGAAGGACGTGTGGCAATCGGGCACGCGTGCCGAGAACATCCCGGTGGACCAGCTTTATGCGACGGTCGATGCGTCGAGCGATACCGCACGCAGCCTGGGGTCGAACAACTGGGTGATCGCGGGCAGCCGCACCGCCACGGGGCGACCGATCCTGGCCAACGATCCGCATCGAGCGCACGGTGCGCCGAGCCTGCGCTATATCTCCCACCTGAACGCGCCGGGCCTGTCAGTAATCGGCGCGGGCGAGCCGTTCCTGCCCGGTATCTCCATCGGTCACAACGGCACGATTGCTTTCGGCCTGACGCGGTTCTACATGGACCAGGAAGACCTCTATGCCTATGAGACCGATCCCGCCCAGCCGCACGAATACAAGTACAAGGGCCGCTGGGAGCCGATGGAGACGGTGACCGAGCAGATCTCAGTGCGTGGCGAGGCGACGCCACGCAAGGTCACGATCGACTTCACGCGCCACGGCCCGGTGCTCTATGCCGACTCGAAGAACAACCGCGCCTGGGCCCTGCGCGCGGCATGGCTTGACCTTGGCATGGCACCGTATTTCGGGTCGATGGATTACATGCGTGCCCAGAACTGGGATCAGTTCCGCGCGGCGATGAACCGCTGGGGCGCTCCTGGCGAGAACCAGGTCTATGCGGACCGCTTCGGCAACATCGGCTGGCTCCCGGGCGGGTTGACCGTCAATCGGCCGAACTGGGATGGCCTGATGCCGGTGCCCGGGGACGGACGCTACGAATGGGCCGGCTATCGCAACATGGACGAACTGCCGTGGGCGTTTAATCCGGCGCCGGGATTCGTGGTCACTGCCAACGAGAACACGATCCCGCCCAATCACCCGGCAGCCAAGCTCGGCGTCGGCTACGAATGGGCCGAAAGCTCGCGCGCACGTCGGCTCAGGGCGCTGGTGTCGGCCAATCCGCGCAGTTCGGTGGAGGACTCGATGGCATGGCAGAACGACACGGTGTCATTGCCCGCGCAGCGGATGGTGACGTTGCTCAAGCCGCTCGCCAGCAGCGATGCGCAGATTCAGCGCGGGCTGGATCTGCTGCGCGGCTGGGATGGCAACGAGCGTGCCGACAGCGCGCCCGCCGCGCTGTTCGAGGTCTGGTTCAGCAAGCATCTGCGTACTGCGGTGGTGCGGGCCGCGCTCGCGCCGGAGGCTGCGCGGCTGATTGGCGCGGGCGATCCGAGCCGCGTGATCGCCGTGCTGGAGCGGCCCGACAGCTGGATGAGCGTCGAGAAGCGCAACGACGTCATGCTGGCCTCGCTGAAGTCGGCCATGGTCGAAGTCGAGAAGAGGCTGGGCCCTGACCCGAAGACGTGGCAATGGGGCAAGCTTCACACGGCGGTGTTCGAGCATCCGCTGCACGCGATCCTCGACGCGCAGCAGCGCCAGCAGTTCGACGTGAATGCGGGGCCGATCGGCGGGTCATCGTTCACGCCGATGAATACGAGCTATCGCAATAACGACTTCCAGCTCACTGCAGGCGCGTCGTTCCGCATGGTGGTCGATGTCGGCAACTGGGATGCGTCGCGCGTGGTGAACACACCGGGCCAGTCGGGCAACCCGGCCAATCCGCACTATCGCGATCTGGCGCCGCTGTGGGCGAAGGGCGAGTATTTCCCGCTGCTGTACTCGCGCAAGGCGGTGGAGAAGGAAAGCAAGGAGAGGCTGGAACTGGTGCCGCAGTGA
- a CDS encoding flavodoxin domain-containing protein: MMRLLPWAMLVAGVALSVLAHGRDAMAAGVVIAYVGFCWGVLDGHRRHRAARAALANVASDDATEDAHPTLVAYASQTGFAEQLAVQTARALQGAGRPVQLVSFAELDGARLAACDQALFLVSTTGEGDAPDMASGFARRLLAGTTPDALRQLRYGVLALGDSSYAHFCAFGRALSGWLESHHAQPLFDRVEVDNGDPGALRHWQNHLSALSGGAEIADWERPRYGRWRLVERRLLNPGSQGEAAFHLALEPEDASQLAWRAGDIAEIGPCQPPDVVDRLLARLSLDGTAPVRCDSRPMTLSEALATRLLLPDSQLDILTGFTPQRLVDALPALPHREYSIASLPADGRLELLVRQTRHADGRLGLASGWLTEFAREGASIALRVRTNRSFHPPEDGRPLILIGNGTGLAGLRAVIKARAEAGHHRNWLLFGERSAAHDNFHAEEFQAWLSQGVLQRVDHAWSRDGAMPRYVQDAVSAQAATIAAWVEQGASIYVCGSLQGMAAGVQDALLRILGESTLQRLTEAGSYRRDVY; this comes from the coding sequence GGCAGCCGGCGTGGTCATCGCGTACGTTGGCTTCTGCTGGGGCGTGCTCGACGGACATCGCCGCCACCGTGCCGCCCGTGCCGCGCTTGCCAATGTCGCAAGTGATGACGCGACCGAAGACGCGCATCCGACGCTCGTCGCCTACGCAAGCCAGACCGGCTTTGCCGAACAGCTCGCCGTGCAAACGGCCCGCGCGTTGCAAGGCGCGGGTCGCCCGGTGCAACTCGTGTCCTTTGCCGAACTCGATGGTGCGCGTCTGGCTGCGTGCGATCAGGCCCTGTTCCTGGTCAGCACCACGGGTGAGGGCGATGCGCCCGACATGGCGTCGGGGTTCGCGCGCCGCTTGCTGGCCGGCACCACGCCCGATGCGCTGCGCCAGTTGCGCTATGGCGTCCTTGCGCTGGGCGATAGCAGCTACGCGCACTTCTGCGCGTTCGGTCGCGCGCTGTCGGGGTGGCTGGAGAGCCATCATGCACAGCCATTGTTCGATAGGGTCGAGGTCGACAACGGCGACCCCGGCGCGTTGCGCCACTGGCAGAACCACTTGTCCGCGTTGAGCGGCGGTGCGGAAATCGCGGACTGGGAACGCCCGCGCTATGGCCGCTGGCGGCTGGTGGAGCGCAGGCTGCTCAATCCGGGCAGCCAGGGCGAGGCTGCCTTTCATCTGGCGCTCGAGCCCGAGGACGCGTCGCAACTGGCATGGCGCGCCGGCGATATTGCCGAGATTGGCCCATGCCAGCCGCCTGACGTCGTAGACCGGTTGCTGGCTCGCCTGTCGCTCGACGGAACCGCGCCGGTTCGCTGCGACAGTCGTCCGATGACCTTGTCCGAGGCGTTGGCCACGCGGCTGCTGCTGCCGGATAGCCAGCTGGATATATTGACCGGATTCACGCCCCAGCGACTGGTCGACGCGTTGCCCGCGCTGCCGCACCGCGAGTACTCGATCGCATCGTTGCCCGCCGATGGCCGGCTGGAATTGCTGGTACGTCAGACCCGTCATGCCGATGGGCGGCTTGGTCTCGCCTCTGGCTGGCTGACAGAATTCGCGCGCGAGGGCGCGTCGATCGCGCTGCGCGTCCGCACCAATCGCAGCTTCCATCCGCCCGAAGACGGGCGGCCGCTGATCCTGATCGGCAACGGTACTGGCCTTGCGGGCCTGCGTGCCGTGATCAAGGCGCGCGCGGAGGCGGGCCATCACCGCAACTGGCTGCTGTTCGGCGAGCGCTCCGCTGCGCACGATAACTTCCACGCAGAGGAATTCCAGGCGTGGTTATCGCAGGGCGTGCTGCAGCGGGTCGACCATGCATGGTCGCGTGATGGCGCGATGCCGCGCTACGTCCAAGACGCCGTGTCCGCGCAGGCTGCGACGATCGCTGCGTGGGTGGAGCAGGGTGCGTCGATCTACGTTTGCGGCAGCCTGCAGGGCATGGCCGCTGGCGTGCAGGACGCGCTCCTGCGCATCCTCGGTGAGTCCACACTACAGCGACTGACCGAAGCAGGCAGTTATCGCCGCGACGTGTACTGA